One window of Alkaliphilus metalliredigens QYMF genomic DNA carries:
- a CDS encoding DnaD domain-containing protein, translating to MQERQKLNVEIEIGQFYIWKETNHLKAKEILLWHTLMHLACTARWVKWISTPISTLESKTGLKRDAIYAARDKLVKLGRIEVLPGKGSKAAQYRIIPFVENYCSEEVEEQLDDPDINTEDTDKQTPTPPNAKPQKEELPQMNIYRKMQTLIMMPSPMDIENIKTYLNDGMEDQLLMEAIDISERELQNKKPSDKWRYAKGIMRNWFNDGIKTLTQYQENEKRREEMMKSGGDKQHNRPVQPEPTPQNKSSGMRGFRIPGETE from the coding sequence ATGCAAGAGAGGCAGAAACTGAATGTGGAAATCGAAATAGGACAATTTTATATCTGGAAAGAGACCAATCATCTAAAAGCAAAAGAGATATTGTTGTGGCACACACTGATGCATCTAGCATGTACAGCTAGATGGGTGAAGTGGATATCAACACCAATCTCAACATTAGAATCGAAAACAGGGCTCAAAAGAGATGCAATATATGCTGCGAGAGACAAACTTGTAAAGCTAGGGAGAATAGAGGTGCTCCCTGGAAAAGGCAGCAAAGCAGCACAATACAGGATAATACCTTTCGTAGAAAACTATTGCTCGGAGGAAGTAGAAGAGCAACTAGATGATCCAGATATCAATACAGAAGATACAGATAAACAAACCCCTACCCCCCCAAATGCAAAACCTCAAAAAGAAGAATTGCCGCAGATGAACATTTATAGAAAAATGCAAACCTTAATTATGATGCCAAGTCCAATGGACATAGAAAACATAAAAACTTACCTTAATGACGGAATGGAAGATCAATTGCTCATGGAGGCCATAGACATCTCTGAAAGGGAGCTGCAAAACAAAAAACCATCCGACAAATGGAGATATGCGAAAGGCATCATGAGGAACTGGTTCAACGATGGGATCAAAACATTAACGCAATACCAGGAAAATGAAAAAAGGCGAGAGGAGATGATGAAGAGTGGAGGCGATAAGCAACATAATAGGCCTGTACAACCAGAACCAACACCACAAAATAAATCAAGCGGAATGCGAGGATTCAGAATCCCAGGAGAAACAGAGTAA
- a CDS encoding nucleoside triphosphate pyrophosphohydrolase family protein yields the protein MIKKVRLKHISEIIDNREPIGLFYAVGIKIDSTKTNCTMCYVGVDNSTGDAWAEDFRTEEECIAWLKQERLINKIEVYKKALVTWGQEAQITMVFEEMAELQKELCKVLRGEKVTGNIAEEIADVEIMLEQMKLLFEIEGLVRDNKIYKLERLAERLEDQ from the coding sequence ATGATTAAGAAAGTCCGACTAAAACATATATCGGAAATTATAGATAACAGAGAACCCATAGGATTATTTTATGCAGTTGGAATCAAAATAGATAGCACCAAAACAAATTGTACCATGTGCTATGTAGGGGTAGACAATTCGACAGGAGACGCATGGGCAGAAGATTTTAGAACAGAAGAAGAGTGTATAGCCTGGTTAAAACAAGAGAGGTTGATAAATAAAATAGAGGTTTATAAAAAAGCTTTAGTGACATGGGGCCAAGAGGCACAAATAACAATGGTATTTGAAGAGATGGCTGAATTGCAAAAGGAACTATGCAAGGTGCTTAGAGGGGAGAAGGTCACTGGAAACATAGCAGAAGAAATAGCGGACGTCGAGATAATGTTGGAGCAGATGAAACTTCTGTTTGAAATAGAGGGTCTGGTAAGAGATAACAAGATATATAAGCTAGAGAGGTTGGCTGAAAGATTGGAGGACCAGTGA
- a CDS encoding ATP-binding protein, with protein sequence MEAISNIIGLYNQNQHHKINQAECEDSESQEKQSNQDTIFTSKEIQERGYKYSKDPEPPKRCKYCGKDLYQKGVVMPMMDRVVAWISHERCTCNKATDYWERYDNKKKEIAERERLEEESRKKRERIERLLGNSGIKKRFQNRTFKNYEIDQGNKDAYRNSKLYAENFQRFKETGEGIYFSGGFGTGKTHLAVSIALDLINKGTPVICMTAIDLLAQIRKTYDKDRNVSEYQILQVYKEVDLLVIDDLGKEYCSDWAATMLYDIINDRYERCLPTIVTTNYDDEKLVDRLARKSNYETAGAIVSRLHEMTMGITMNGKDRRKERS encoded by the coding sequence GTGGAGGCGATAAGCAACATAATAGGCCTGTACAACCAGAACCAACACCACAAAATAAATCAAGCGGAATGCGAGGATTCAGAATCCCAGGAGAAACAGAGTAACCAGGACACTATATTCACATCAAAAGAAATCCAGGAAAGAGGCTACAAATATTCAAAGGATCCAGAACCACCAAAGCGATGTAAATATTGCGGAAAAGACTTATATCAGAAGGGTGTAGTAATGCCGATGATGGACAGGGTGGTAGCCTGGATAAGTCACGAGAGGTGCACATGCAATAAAGCTACGGACTACTGGGAAAGGTACGACAACAAAAAAAAGGAAATAGCGGAAAGAGAACGACTAGAAGAAGAGAGTAGAAAAAAGAGAGAAAGAATAGAAAGGCTACTAGGAAACAGCGGAATCAAAAAGAGATTTCAAAACAGAACCTTTAAAAATTATGAGATAGATCAAGGTAATAAAGATGCATATAGAAACTCAAAACTTTATGCAGAAAACTTCCAGAGATTTAAAGAAACAGGCGAAGGGATATATTTCTCTGGAGGATTTGGAACAGGAAAAACACATCTTGCGGTATCGATAGCACTAGACCTAATAAATAAAGGAACTCCAGTAATATGCATGACAGCAATAGACTTGCTGGCACAGATAAGAAAAACGTATGACAAAGATAGGAACGTCAGTGAATATCAAATACTGCAGGTTTATAAAGAGGTAGATCTCTTGGTAATAGATGATTTAGGGAAAGAATATTGCAGCGATTGGGCGGCAACGATGCTATACGACATTATAAACGACAGGTACGAAAGGTGCCTGCCGACCATAGTAACAACAAACTACGATGACGAAAAACTAGTGGACAGGCTAGCCAGGAAAAGCAATTACGAAACTGCAGGAGCTATAGTGAGCAGGCTCCACGAAATGACCATGGGAATAACCATGAACGGAAAAGACAGAAGAAAGGAGCGATCTTGA
- a CDS encoding MBL fold metallo-hydrolase encodes MRLKVIASSSSGNCYLLENKEETLILECGLTFKKIQEGLGYETIKVVGCLVTHEHKDHSKSIEQLNKNGIDVYTSNGTMQALGLKESYRLKAIKAQEKIRVGGFTILPFDTQHDAEEPLGFLIQHQDMGKLLFITDSYYCKYKFKGLDHIMVECNYKKEILQQNIEKGLVLECLKNRITKSHFELENVKEFLRSSDLSNTKNIVLIHLSSQNSDKNLFKEEIERSTGRPVYIGSKGLEIDISKKVF; translated from the coding sequence ATGAGACTCAAGGTGATAGCAAGTAGCAGCTCTGGAAACTGCTACTTGCTAGAAAATAAAGAGGAAACGTTAATCTTGGAATGTGGATTGACATTCAAGAAAATCCAGGAGGGCCTTGGTTATGAAACAATAAAAGTCGTGGGTTGCCTTGTAACTCACGAACATAAGGATCACAGCAAAAGTATAGAACAACTAAACAAAAACGGGATAGATGTGTACACCAGCAACGGAACAATGCAAGCACTAGGATTAAAAGAAAGCTATAGATTAAAAGCTATAAAGGCACAAGAAAAAATAAGGGTGGGGGGATTTACAATACTCCCATTCGATACACAGCACGATGCAGAGGAACCGCTAGGGTTCTTGATCCAGCATCAAGACATGGGAAAGTTATTATTTATAACAGACTCCTACTACTGTAAGTATAAATTTAAAGGACTGGACCATATAATGGTCGAGTGCAACTACAAAAAAGAAATCTTACAACAGAATATCGAAAAAGGCTTGGTCCTGGAATGTCTAAAAAACAGAATAACAAAATCTCACTTTGAACTAGAAAATGTAAAAGAATTTTTAAGAAGTAGCGACTTGAGCAATACCAAAAATATTGTACTGATACACTTAAGTAGCCAAAACAGTGACAAGAATTTATTCAAAGAAGAAATAGAGAGGTCTACAGGTAGGCCGGTTTATATAGGAAGTAAAGGACTAGAAATAGATATCAGCAAGAAAGTGTTCTAA
- a CDS encoding HNH endonuclease signature motif containing protein, whose amino-acid sequence MMKRHPKEVKEFIKNNVSGTTTKELVELVNAKFGTDFTESKMKSYKSNHKLKSGTPLGLPAGRPTKLYPEEIRKFINENHAGVGPKDMAELLNKTFGKSYTHKQIKSHYGNNSINSGLDGKFERGHKTWNKGLKGVVTGGAETQFKKGNKPYNRVPIGTERIDSKDGYIYVKIQDGHLNKNWKLKHVLIWEEHNGPVPDNHAVIFGDGDKRNFDTSNLVLVSRKQLLVMNRNNLIQSDADLTRTGVILADIYSKISERKSKVKE is encoded by the coding sequence ATGATGAAAAGGCATCCCAAAGAAGTGAAGGAATTTATCAAAAACAATGTTTCTGGAACTACTACAAAAGAATTAGTGGAACTTGTAAATGCTAAGTTTGGAACTGATTTTACAGAATCAAAAATGAAGTCTTACAAATCAAACCATAAATTAAAAAGCGGAACACCGCTCGGGTTGCCAGCCGGAAGGCCTACAAAGCTATATCCGGAGGAAATAAGGAAATTTATCAATGAGAACCATGCAGGTGTAGGACCAAAAGATATGGCGGAGCTACTAAACAAAACCTTTGGAAAAAGCTACACTCACAAGCAAATAAAGTCGCACTATGGCAATAACAGCATCAATAGCGGATTGGACGGAAAGTTTGAAAGAGGCCATAAAACCTGGAACAAAGGATTGAAGGGAGTAGTAACAGGAGGAGCTGAAACTCAGTTTAAAAAAGGCAATAAACCATACAACAGGGTACCGATAGGAACCGAGAGGATTGACTCAAAAGACGGATACATCTACGTAAAGATCCAAGATGGACACCTCAATAAGAATTGGAAATTAAAACATGTATTAATATGGGAAGAACATAATGGACCTGTACCGGACAATCATGCAGTGATATTTGGCGATGGAGACAAAAGAAATTTTGACACAAGTAACTTAGTCCTAGTATCCAGAAAACAATTATTGGTAATGAACAGAAACAATTTAATACAATCAGATGCTGACCTAACGAGAACAGGAGTCATATTAGCAGATATTTATTCTAAAATAAGCGAGAGAAAATCTAAGGTAAAAGAATAG
- a CDS encoding DUF1064 domain-containing protein, which translates to MKKKKGLPIEPQSQRKSKYNNKKTTVDAIEFDSKKEADYYHQLKLLKQAGEIKDFGIQQRYELLPTFKKNGTTFRSINYVADFVIVNNDGTTEVVDVKGVETQVFKIKQKLFEYMYPELNLKIVK; encoded by the coding sequence ATGAAAAAGAAAAAAGGGCTACCAATAGAACCACAAAGTCAAAGAAAAAGCAAGTACAACAATAAAAAGACGACTGTTGATGCCATAGAATTTGACAGCAAGAAAGAGGCGGATTACTACCACCAACTCAAATTACTCAAGCAAGCAGGAGAAATAAAGGACTTTGGAATACAGCAAAGGTATGAGTTGTTGCCAACTTTCAAAAAGAACGGTACTACTTTTAGGTCAATAAATTATGTGGCTGACTTTGTGATAGTGAATAATGATGGCACTACAGAAGTAGTTGATGTAAAAGGAGTGGAGACTCAAGTCTTTAAAATAAAACAAAAACTATTTGAATACATGTACCCAGAGCTGAATCTAAAAATTGTTAAGTAG